CCAATCTGCATAAAACCGACCGCATTGTGGCGCGTAGCCAGGCCATCGATCGTTCACGTTTATGGTTCTGTATTCATGGTGTGCTGTCGTCAACCTATCTCGGCCATCGTAAGGGGCTGAATTACTGGTTCAAAAAGCAAAAGATGGCGAGCATCTACCATGGCCGCAATATCACTGCTGTTTCCCAGGCCGTGCTGGACGATCTGGTCGATGTGATGGGGGTACGCACCGCAAAAACCGCGGTGATTAACAATCCCTTTGATTTGCAGGCGCTACGCCAGCGCGCGGATGAACCCTGCGATCTGGCAGGTACTGACTATCTGATCAACGTAGCGCGTATTCACCCGCAAAAACGTCAGGACCGCCTGCTGGAAGCCTTTGCCCAATCAGGCCTTGCTGACCGCGCCAAACTGGTGCTGCTGGGCACCGGTACGGAAGAACGTATTGCCGCCGCCAAACAACTGGCGCAGAAACTGAATATCGCCGATCGCGTGCTGTTCCTCGGTTTTCAGTCCAACCCTTTCCCTTATATCAAACATGCGCGCCTGATGGTGATGAGCTCCGATAGCGAAGGCTTTGGCAACGTGATTGTTGAATCGCTGATTTGCGGCACGCCGGTGATCAGTACGCGCTGCCCGGGTGGCCCGGAAGAAATTCTGGTGAAAGCGGGGATGGCAGATATGCTGACGCCGATCGACGCTCAGGCGCTGGCCAGTAAAATGGTCGAGGTTTACGACCATTTACCGGCAATTAATGAACAGACACTCAGCCTGTACGACGTGACGGCTATCAGCCGTCAGTATGTCGATTTAGCCGCCCGCTAACGTAGCGCCAGGCGCTGCCAGGCCTGCCAGACCGTTTCCGGCGAGATATCGCTACATTCGCCCGAAGCGGTCTGCATGATTTCATACTCGCCCGACCACGGATGCCAGATTTGTGCATTGGTATCACCAAAAAACACCACCTGCTTTTTATGCAATCCCGCCGCGATATGCATCTGGCCGCCATCGCTGCATAAAATCTGCTCGCAACAATCAAACCCGGCGATCAATTCACGAATAGAAGCCGTGGCATAGCGCGCCAGACGCGGGGAATCCACCATTTGCATCAGCTCATCAGCCCGCGCCGCATCACCTTTATCGTTGGGATCCAGCGCCCCCTGAGGTGACCAGAACAGCAACACACGCGCCTGCTCATCCTGCAGCAACTGACGAATAAAGGTTGCGTAGGCAGCGACAGGCCAGCGTCGTTTCGGGCTACGACTGCTGATGTGCACGCCGTAGGTTTTGCCCGCACCAGGCAGCAATTGCGCCACCCGCGCGCTTGCCTGCGCGCGTTCCGCAGCGGAAAGATAAAGATTCACCTGCGGCACTTCAGGCGCGTTCTGGGTTAACGCGGAAAGGTAGGAATAGGTGTGTTCCACCTGGTGAGTGCCGTGAAAGTCTTGTTTCTGGAAAGGATGATCCAGCACGGCATCCGTCTGGGCAGCGCCGATAATGTTGTGAGCACCGGCCATCTTAGCCAGCCGCAGGCTGTATTTGCAGGGTACCGGGTTTGCCAGGATCGTGGCGTCGAAACGGGTTTTACGCAAGGCGAGCATGATTTTGACACGTTGCCAGTAAACCCCCAGCGTCGTTTCGTTTTTGCCGCGGTGTTTCGCCTTTTTATACACAAATAACCGATCAACGTTGGGATTATTATCCACCACATCTTCGGCGATTTTATTCACCAGCAAGGTCAGTTTAGCGTCGGGAAAGGCCTGCTTCAGCCCCTCCAGCAATGGCGTGGTGCACACCATATCGCCAATGTTGTCACGCCTGATAACTAAAATATTCTTCATGTTGCTGCCCAGAGTTAACTCGCTTTTGCCCGGAAAATTGGCCCTGAAATGATCGCAAAATGCTGAAAACCCTCGGGACCAACTCTTTTTGACCATTAATGTGCAAAAAGTTCTGAA
This genomic stretch from Pantoea cypripedii harbors:
- a CDS encoding glycosyltransferase family 9 protein, which gives rise to MKNILVIRRDNIGDMVCTTPLLEGLKQAFPDAKLTLLVNKIAEDVVDNNPNVDRLFVYKKAKHRGKNETTLGVYWQRVKIMLALRKTRFDATILANPVPCKYSLRLAKMAGAHNIIGAAQTDAVLDHPFQKQDFHGTHQVEHTYSYLSALTQNAPEVPQVNLYLSAAERAQASARVAQLLPGAGKTYGVHISSRSPKRRWPVAAYATFIRQLLQDEQARVLLFWSPQGALDPNDKGDAARADELMQMVDSPRLARYATASIRELIAGFDCCEQILCSDGGQMHIAAGLHKKQVVFFGDTNAQIWHPWSGEYEIMQTASGECSDISPETVWQAWQRLALR
- a CDS encoding glycosyltransferase, which codes for MRILMIIDGLPGGGAEKVVLTLSESIHKMRHHVTLYSLAETCAYALPEGVEYRVITQHSKAPWRKLTELSRRARKLDDVLRQDEAQNGKYDLIISNLHKTDRIVARSQAIDRSRLWFCIHGVLSSTYLGHRKGLNYWFKKQKMASIYHGRNITAVSQAVLDDLVDVMGVRTAKTAVINNPFDLQALRQRADEPCDLAGTDYLINVARIHPQKRQDRLLEAFAQSGLADRAKLVLLGTGTEERIAAAKQLAQKLNIADRVLFLGFQSNPFPYIKHARLMVMSSDSEGFGNVIVESLICGTPVISTRCPGGPEEILVKAGMADMLTPIDAQALASKMVEVYDHLPAINEQTLSLYDVTAISRQYVDLAAR